A genome region from Dolichospermum compactum NIES-806 includes the following:
- the crtB gene encoding 15-cis-phytoene synthase CrtB, protein MLQLPDSPPRMKTLVSIDESYTLCRELTAKYAKTFYLGTMLMSPAKRQSVWAIYAWCRRTDELVDGPASAITTPETLELWEKQLESIFAGCPLDNYDVALVDTLQRFPLDIQPFRDMIAGQRMDLYRSRYATFEDLYLYCYRVAGTVGLMSTTIMGVDNSIYTAPWHQTQQPYLPIDEAIALGIANQLTNILRDVGEDARRGRIYLPLEDLAKFNYTEEECIRGVVDDRWRSLMRFQIDRARKFYIQADKGISYLAADARWPVWSASMLYEQILEVIERNDYDVFSQRAYVPQWKKLRTLPAAWMRSQVL, encoded by the coding sequence ATGCTGCAACTGCCTGATTCCCCCCCGCGCATGAAAACGCTGGTTTCTATAGATGAGTCATACACCCTTTGCCGGGAACTCACGGCTAAGTACGCTAAAACTTTTTATTTAGGTACGATGCTGATGAGTCCGGCCAAGCGTCAATCTGTTTGGGCAATTTATGCCTGGTGTCGCCGTACAGATGAATTAGTGGATGGTCCGGCATCTGCTATCACCACGCCAGAAACCCTAGAACTATGGGAAAAGCAACTGGAATCCATTTTTGCGGGATGCCCATTGGATAATTATGATGTAGCGTTAGTAGATACTCTCCAACGCTTTCCGCTCGATATTCAACCCTTTCGGGATATGATCGCCGGTCAGCGTATGGATTTGTATCGCAGTCGCTATGCAACTTTTGAGGATTTATACCTCTACTGCTACCGAGTAGCGGGAACTGTGGGTTTGATGTCAACGACGATTATGGGGGTAGATAATAGTATCTATACAGCCCCTTGGCATCAAACCCAACAGCCTTATCTGCCTATAGATGAGGCGATCGCTTTGGGAATTGCTAATCAACTTACCAATATTCTCCGTGATGTTGGTGAAGATGCCCGTCGAGGCAGAATCTATCTTCCCCTAGAAGATTTGGCCAAATTTAATTACACCGAGGAAGAATGTATTCGCGGCGTAGTGGATGACCGCTGGCGTTCACTCATGCGGTTTCAAATTGACCGCGCCCGTAAATTCTACATCCAAGCAGATAAGGGGATTAGTTACCTGGCTGCTGATGCTCGGTGGCCTGTTTGGTCTGCATCTATGCTATATGAGCAGATTTTAGAGGTGATTGAGCGCAATGATTATGATGTGTTCAGTCAGCGAGCTTATGTTCCCCAATGGAAAAAGTTACGCACCTTGCCGGCAGCTTGGATGCGATCGCAAGTTTTATAG
- a CDS encoding thioesterase II family protein, with translation MTTETTFTNWITCPQPNSRAKLRLFCFAYAGGSATIFRTWADDLPATIELCPIEIPGRGKQIKSPPYTKIQPLVPAIATNIIPYLDKPYAFIGYSMGSLISFELIRLLRSEYNFHPLHLFVAAHQAPQLSAEKPPISQLPDTDFLAKISQLNGTPQEVLNNADLMQIFLPIVRADFTVLESYIYTPQPPLDCPITAFGGLQDPRVSYTAIAAWEKQTVAPFLLQMIDGDHFFINTAKTTLLNHLIQSLQSYF, from the coding sequence ATGACCACTGAAACTACCTTCACAAATTGGATAACTTGCCCTCAACCCAATTCCCGCGCCAAATTACGCCTATTTTGCTTTGCTTATGCTGGTGGTAGTGCTACGATTTTTCGGACATGGGCTGATGATTTACCAGCAACTATTGAATTATGCCCCATAGAAATTCCCGGAAGAGGAAAACAAATCAAATCACCTCCATACACAAAAATTCAACCTTTAGTTCCAGCAATAGCTACCAATATCATCCCTTATCTAGATAAACCCTATGCTTTCATCGGTTACAGTATGGGTTCATTAATTAGTTTTGAGTTAATTAGGCTACTTCGTTCTGAATATAATTTTCACCCTTTACATCTTTTTGTTGCTGCTCATCAAGCCCCACAATTATCTGCGGAAAAACCGCCAATTTCTCAATTACCAGATACCGATTTTTTAGCCAAAATATCCCAATTGAATGGAACTCCCCAAGAAGTGCTAAACAATGCTGACTTGATGCAGATATTTTTACCGATTGTCCGCGCTGATTTTACAGTTTTAGAATCCTATATTTATACTCCCCAACCTCCTTTAGATTGTCCTATTACTGCTTTCGGTGGTTTACAAGACCCAAGAGTTAGTTATACTGCCATTGCTGCATGGGAAAAACAAACTGTCGCCCCTTTTTTATTACAAATGATAGATGGTGATCATTTTTTTATCAACACTGCTAAGACTACTTTACTTAACCATCTAATTCAATCCCTCCAATCCTATTTCTAA
- a CDS encoding peptidoglycan-binding protein produces MEYLAYSYMYIEDEKTNENFALNFPKSSFNWRKIFKSSAWLTLAGVTILLATVTQMQFASAEYARTNGNCLNIRTGPSTANSSVACVRNGSYIGETGRVRNGFARISSGRYRGYYVAERWIGNTPGYSHRRYRSGAGVGGRVTVGYGSRGERVREIQRALGIRVDGVYGSRTINAIRHFQRRNGLRVDGVVGYQTRRALGI; encoded by the coding sequence ATGGAATATTTGGCTTATTCCTATATGTATATAGAAGATGAAAAAACAAATGAAAATTTTGCATTAAATTTTCCCAAATCGTCATTTAATTGGCGGAAAATTTTTAAATCTTCTGCATGGTTAACTTTGGCTGGTGTGACTATATTATTAGCTACAGTGACTCAAATGCAGTTTGCTTCCGCAGAATATGCCAGAACGAATGGAAATTGTCTTAATATTCGTACCGGACCTAGCACTGCAAATTCATCTGTGGCTTGTGTCCGCAATGGTTCATACATTGGTGAAACTGGTCGTGTCAGAAATGGATTTGCGAGAATTTCTTCGGGACGTTACCGAGGATACTATGTGGCTGAAAGATGGATTGGTAATACTCCTGGCTATTCTCACCGCAGATATCGTTCTGGAGCCGGTGTTGGCGGTAGGGTAACGGTAGGATATGGCTCAAGAGGTGAACGAGTCAGAGAAATCCAAAGAGCTTTAGGGATTAGAGTTGATGGTGTTTATGGCTCACGAACCATTAACGCAATTCGTCACTTCCAAAGACGTAACGGACTGCGTGTAGATGGGGTTGTTGGTTATCAAACTCGGAGAGCTTTAGGTATTTAG
- the pds gene encoding 15-cis-phytoene desaturase, which yields MRVAIAGAGLAGLSCAKYLTDLGHTPIVLERRDVVGGKVAAWKDADGDWYETGLHIFFGAYPNMLQLFKELNIEDRLQWKEHTMIFNQPEAPGTYSRFDFPDLPAPINGMVAILRNNDMLTWPEKISFGIGLLPAILQGQKYVEEMDKYSFREWLQKQNVPPRVEKEVFIAMSKALNFIDPEEISATVLLTALNRFLQEKNGSKMAFLDGSPTERLCQPIIDHITERGGEVRLNAPLKEILLNEDGTVKGFLLRGLNGAEDEIFTADTYVSALPVDPLKPILPSSWKAMEFFQKLEGLEGVPVINVHIWFDRKLTDIDHLLFSRSPLLSVYADMSNTCREYANPDRSMLELVLAPAKDWISKSDAEIVAATITELEKLFPQHFGGNNPTKILKYHVVKTPRSVYKATPGRQQYRPSQQTPISNFYLTGDYTMQRYLASMEGAVLSGKLTAQAIFQALTVANSSNLHTPTRPPATNAATA from the coding sequence ATGCGCGTAGCAATCGCGGGAGCGGGACTAGCAGGACTTTCCTGTGCAAAATATCTCACTGATCTAGGTCACACACCCATCGTTTTGGAACGCCGAGACGTAGTTGGGGGAAAAGTGGCTGCGTGGAAAGACGCTGATGGAGACTGGTACGAAACAGGACTGCACATTTTTTTTGGGGCCTATCCCAATATGTTGCAGTTATTCAAAGAATTGAACATTGAAGATCGATTGCAGTGGAAAGAACACACAATGATTTTCAATCAGCCTGAAGCGCCGGGAACTTACAGCCGATTCGATTTTCCAGATTTGCCAGCACCAATCAATGGTATGGTGGCAATTCTGAGAAACAACGATATGCTGACCTGGCCGGAGAAAATCAGTTTTGGTATTGGTTTACTACCTGCTATTCTCCAGGGGCAAAAGTACGTCGAAGAAATGGACAAATATTCTTTCCGGGAGTGGTTACAAAAACAAAACGTTCCCCCCAGAGTAGAAAAAGAAGTATTCATTGCTATGTCTAAAGCCTTGAACTTCATTGATCCAGAGGAAATTTCCGCCACCGTTCTCTTAACGGCATTGAATCGCTTTCTCCAAGAGAAAAACGGCTCAAAAATGGCCTTCCTGGATGGTTCACCCACAGAAAGATTGTGTCAGCCGATTATTGACCACATCACTGAACGCGGTGGTGAGGTGCGTCTTAATGCGCCCTTAAAAGAGATTTTACTCAACGAGGATGGAACTGTAAAAGGATTCCTACTGCGGGGCTTAAATGGGGCAGAAGATGAAATATTTACAGCGGATACCTATGTATCGGCTCTTCCAGTTGATCCTTTAAAGCCGATTTTGCCAAGTTCTTGGAAAGCTATGGAGTTTTTCCAAAAGTTGGAGGGTTTGGAAGGCGTACCGGTGATTAATGTTCATATCTGGTTTGATCGCAAATTAACAGATATTGATCATCTACTATTTTCTCGTTCTCCACTCCTCAGCGTTTATGCTGATATGAGTAATACTTGCCGTGAATATGCCAATCCTGACCGTTCCATGTTGGAATTAGTCCTAGCACCGGCTAAAGATTGGATATCTAAATCCGATGCCGAAATCGTTGCTGCAACTATTACTGAGTTAGAAAAACTTTTTCCCCAACATTTTGGGGGAAATAATCCGACTAAAATACTGAAATATCATGTGGTGAAAACACCGCGTTCAGTTTACAAAGCTACTCCAGGTCGCCAACAGTACCGCCCTTCACAGCAAACCCCCATTTCTAACTTCTACTTGACTGGGGATTATACAATGCAACGCTATCTCGCCAGTATGGAAGGGGCTGTACTTTCTGGTAAACTAACAGCGCAGGCGATATTTCAAGCGCTGACGGTAGCAAATTCCTCTAACCTGCACACGCCAACACGACCGCCCGCCACGAATGCTGCAACTGCCTGA
- a CDS encoding M23 family metallopeptidase, whose product MKKVNIYRFCNYALISLISCNLVLSQISPALTQTVSLINPMSAPATNLIWPTQGVLSQGFRKYQHEGIDIAAAKGTPILAAAAGKVVKASWDDWGLGNFIEIKHLNGNVTVYGHNSRLLVSKGQQVKQGQIIAEMGSTGNSTAPHLHFEFYADGRLASNPLSLLPSATIAKTSVNQPVTPTPQPVSHASNNTDCRGTTVMNGETATVSIKVCEENGQLFYLGKLKQEPSQVLKIRAWKVDNNKYQAENGTFSYLISPEKIEIWRNGSQIRADSFLTSHGLGK is encoded by the coding sequence ATGAAAAAAGTTAATATCTACCGCTTTTGTAATTACGCTTTAATAAGTTTAATATCTTGCAATCTGGTGTTGAGTCAGATATCTCCAGCTTTAACTCAAACAGTTTCTCTAATTAACCCCATGTCTGCACCTGCTACTAACTTAATTTGGCCTACTCAGGGTGTGCTTTCTCAAGGTTTCCGTAAATATCAACATGAGGGAATTGATATTGCTGCTGCAAAAGGGACTCCGATTTTGGCTGCTGCTGCTGGTAAAGTTGTGAAAGCTAGTTGGGATGATTGGGGATTAGGCAATTTTATCGAAATTAAACATCTTAATGGCAATGTGACGGTTTACGGACATAATAGCCGTTTATTAGTGAGTAAAGGTCAACAGGTCAAACAAGGTCAAATTATTGCCGAAATGGGTTCAACAGGCAATAGCACCGCCCCTCATTTGCATTTTGAATTTTATGCAGATGGTCGTTTAGCTAGTAATCCTCTGAGTTTATTACCGTCCGCCACCATCGCAAAAACATCAGTAAATCAACCAGTTACCCCAACTCCACAACCAGTTTCACATGCAAGTAATAATACTGATTGTCGTGGGACTACAGTTATGAATGGGGAGACGGCAACAGTTAGTATAAAAGTTTGCGAAGAAAATGGTCAGTTATTTTATTTGGGGAAATTGAAGCAAGAACCCAGTCAAGTGTTAAAAATTCGGGCATGGAAAGTTGATAATAACAAATATCAGGCAGAAAATGGTACTTTTTCCTACTTAATTAGCCCAGAAAAAATAGAGATTTGGCGCAATGGTAGTCAAATTCGTGCGGATAGTTTTCTCACTTCTCATGGTTTAGGGAAATAA
- the dcm gene encoding DNA (cytosine-5-)-methyltransferase, with amino-acid sequence MSDRGQLWNDTIYLLQKSQPKVFIFENVKGLVDPRNKKALSYVLERIEQAGYHANYFVINSFDYGVPQNRIRIYIIGFQEKDYFQKFNLPKPTDKKLKLGDILGVTSQRKLDNQIVQRDIFGNIIESKSMSLSNTNGFNDYFLFNDLRNGHTTIHSWDIIETTQRQKDICLLLLRNRRKSNYGELDGNPLSLEHFQNLDSSIKQEEIDELVQLEILKSEQYRFIIKKYNIKALTKNEQTLLSFTNNAEIIVDSLKIQKGFKLEKTSIKKTIEFLKEKDIIECVEIRYDFKNTKISTGLFGVSRIFLPSSDIFPTLVASDTNDFITLKTIEALNHHDFKNKFIKEVYESREFRRITKREACLIQGFPQDFKLPESRPRWMKLIGNSVSVPVIDKLCKAIVETGVFEN; translated from the coding sequence ATTTCTGATAGAGGGCAATTATGGAACGATACAATTTATTTACTTCAAAAATCTCAACCAAAGGTATTTATTTTTGAAAATGTCAAAGGATTGGTTGACCCCCGTAATAAAAAAGCTTTATCTTATGTTTTAGAAAGAATTGAGCAAGCAGGATATCATGCTAACTATTTTGTCATTAACTCCTTTGATTATGGTGTGCCACAAAATAGGATTCGCATATATATAATTGGATTTCAGGAAAAAGACTATTTCCAAAAATTCAACTTACCAAAACCAACAGATAAAAAACTAAAACTTGGCGATATATTAGGTGTAACATCCCAACGAAAACTAGATAATCAGATTGTTCAGAGAGACATATTTGGGAATATTATTGAATCTAAAAGTATGAGTCTTTCCAATACAAACGGATTCAATGATTACTTTTTATTTAACGACTTGAGAAATGGTCATACAACAATACATTCCTGGGACATTATTGAAACCACTCAACGACAGAAAGATATTTGTTTATTATTACTTAGAAACAGACGAAAAAGCAATTATGGAGAATTAGATGGAAATCCATTATCATTAGAACATTTTCAAAATCTAGATTCATCAATTAAACAAGAAGAAATTGATGAATTGGTGCAATTAGAAATCTTAAAATCTGAACAATATCGTTTTATTATCAAAAAGTATAATATTAAAGCTTTAACAAAGAATGAACAAACTTTGCTTTCATTCACCAATAATGCAGAAATAATTGTTGATAGTTTGAAAATCCAAAAAGGATTTAAATTAGAAAAAACATCAATAAAAAAAACAATTGAGTTTCTTAAAGAAAAAGATATTATTGAGTGTGTCGAAATTCGCTATGATTTTAAAAACACTAAAATAAGCACAGGATTATTTGGTGTAAGTCGGATCTTTTTACCAAGTTCTGATATTTTCCCAACTCTAGTTGCCAGCGACACAAATGACTTTATAACTTTAAAGACAATCGAAGCACTAAATCATCATGATTTTAAAAACAAATTCATCAAAGAAGTTTACGAATCAAGAGAATTTAGAAGAATTACTAAACGCGAGGCTTGTTTAATACAGGGATTTCCTCAAGATTTTAAATTACCAGAATCAAGACCAAGATGGATGAAACTAATAGGAAATAGTGTGTCAGTTCCCGTAATTGATAAATTATGCAAAGCTATTGTTGAGACTGGTGTATTTGAAAATTAA
- a CDS encoding carotenoid oxygenase family protein, whose protein sequence is MQTIDQKSTKKAWSRAISQPATEFSATQLPILAGKIPAGLRGTLYRNGPARLERNGIRVGHWFDGDGAILAVNFTNVEAVAVYRYVQTKGYQEETAAGKLLYGNYGMTAPGIIWNQWIKPVKNAANTSVLALPDKLLALWEGGKPYALDLQTLETCGEDDLGSLTKELSYSAHYKQDKNTGEIFNFGVTPGLNATLNVYKSELTGKIIQTAIHQLEGVPLIHDFVLAGQYLIFFISPVRLNLWPVLVGTSNYSDSLEWHPELGTQIIVLDRESLSLVSRGETESWFQWHFANGYVDPSGAVIVDIARYEDFQTNQYLREVATGETHTIANSTFSQVQLNPQTGKVIKIEQLSNQHCEFPSVPPQTVGQFSRYTYMSGFQPGTDVGKELLNIIACFDHKTGTLTQANIGENRYPSEPIYVQNPQNSGQGWLLTVVYDGNTHGSEVWIFASDRLNTEPICRLGLPSVIPHSFHGTWKPA, encoded by the coding sequence ATGCAAACAATTGATCAAAAGTCAACTAAAAAAGCATGGTCTAGAGCAATATCTCAACCAGCAACAGAATTTTCTGCCACTCAATTACCTATTCTCGCAGGTAAAATCCCCGCGGGTTTAAGGGGTACACTGTACCGGAATGGACCAGCACGACTAGAACGGAATGGTATCCGAGTGGGACATTGGTTTGATGGAGATGGGGCAATTCTCGCGGTCAATTTTACCAATGTAGAAGCAGTTGCGGTTTATCGCTATGTGCAAACTAAAGGTTATCAAGAAGAAACTGCTGCGGGTAAATTGCTTTATGGTAATTATGGCATGACTGCACCAGGAATTATCTGGAATCAATGGATAAAACCTGTGAAAAATGCGGCGAATACTTCAGTTTTGGCATTACCTGATAAACTTTTGGCATTGTGGGAAGGTGGTAAACCTTATGCTTTAGATTTGCAAACTTTAGAAACTTGTGGTGAAGATGATTTAGGCAGTTTAACTAAGGAATTAAGTTATTCTGCCCATTATAAGCAGGACAAAAATACAGGGGAAATTTTTAATTTTGGTGTAACTCCTGGATTAAATGCCACACTTAATGTTTATAAAAGTGAGTTGACTGGTAAAATTATCCAAACAGCAATACATCAATTAGAAGGAGTACCACTAATACATGATTTTGTTTTAGCAGGACAGTATCTAATCTTTTTTATTTCCCCAGTGCGGTTAAATCTTTGGCCAGTTTTGGTAGGAACAAGTAATTATAGTGATTCTCTAGAATGGCATCCTGAATTGGGAACTCAGATTATAGTGCTAGATAGAGAAAGTTTATCTTTAGTCAGTCGAGGAGAAACTGAATCTTGGTTTCAGTGGCATTTCGCTAATGGTTATGTAGATCCTAGTGGTGCGGTAATTGTAGATATTGCCCGTTATGAAGATTTTCAAACTAATCAATATTTACGGGAAGTAGCTACAGGGGAAACTCATACAATTGCCAATAGTACATTTTCACAAGTTCAACTTAATCCTCAAACTGGAAAGGTAATTAAAATTGAACAACTTTCAAATCAACATTGTGAGTTTCCTAGTGTTCCTCCACAAACTGTAGGTCAATTTTCTCGTTATACCTATATGTCAGGATTCCAACCAGGGACAGATGTTGGTAAGGAACTTTTAAATATTATTGCTTGTTTTGATCACAAAACTGGAACTTTAACGCAAGCAAACATAGGAGAAAATCGCTATCCTTCTGAACCTATTTATGTCCAAAATCCGCAAAATTCTGGGCAAGGTTGGCTGTTAACTGTGGTTTATGATGGTAATACTCATGGTAGCGAAGTTTGGATATTTGCGAGTGATAGACTAAATACAGAACCTATTTGTAGACTGGGATTACCCAGTGTTATCCCTCATAGTTTCCACGGTACATGGAAACCTGCTTAA
- the wecB gene encoding non-hydrolyzing UDP-N-acetylglucosamine 2-epimerase → MTNQHRIGIILGTRPEAIKLAPVIQVFQNSPDFELQVILTGQHREMVEQVMQLFKLKADWNLEIMQRQQSLSDITCRSLKGLEALFQAQKLDFVIVQGDTTTAFAATLAAFYQKIPVGHVEAGLRTDDLFNPFPEEANRRLISQLTQLHFSPTTLAVENLQNSGVLGEIHLTGNTVIDALLNVAAKKPVCNIPGLDWHKYRTILATVHRRENWGEPLQDIAQSFLQILEQFPDTALLLPLHKNPTVREPLQELLGSHPRIFLTEPLDYAELVGAIERSHLILTDSGGLQEEAPSLGKPVLVLRDTTERPEAVTAGTAKLVGTQTANIVTAASELLSNPDAYTKMATAINPFGDGHAAERILQIVKNYQQQGIEKQL, encoded by the coding sequence ATGACAAATCAACACCGCATTGGCATTATTTTAGGAACTCGTCCTGAAGCTATTAAACTAGCACCAGTAATTCAAGTTTTTCAAAATTCTCCAGATTTTGAATTGCAGGTAATTCTCACAGGACAACATCGAGAAATGGTTGAACAAGTAATGCAATTGTTCAAACTCAAAGCCGATTGGAATTTAGAGATTATGCAGCGACAACAATCTCTTAGTGATATTACTTGTCGAAGTTTAAAGGGTTTAGAAGCATTATTTCAAGCTCAAAAATTAGATTTTGTAATTGTGCAAGGAGATACAACAACAGCTTTTGCGGCGACCTTGGCAGCTTTTTATCAAAAAATCCCTGTGGGTCATGTGGAAGCGGGTTTAAGGACTGATGATTTATTTAATCCTTTTCCCGAAGAAGCTAATAGAAGGCTGATTTCCCAGCTTACACAATTACATTTTTCCCCGACTACTTTAGCTGTGGAAAACTTACAAAATTCTGGGGTATTAGGAGAAATTCACTTAACAGGAAATACTGTAATTGATGCTTTATTAAATGTGGCTGCAAAAAAACCAGTTTGCAATATACCAGGGTTAGATTGGCATAAATATAGGACAATATTGGCAACAGTTCATAGACGGGAAAATTGGGGAGAACCACTGCAAGATATCGCTCAAAGTTTTTTACAAATTTTAGAGCAATTTCCTGATACAGCCTTATTACTACCATTACATAAAAATCCCACAGTTAGAGAACCATTGCAAGAGTTGTTAGGGAGTCATCCCCGCATTTTCCTAACAGAACCCTTGGATTATGCTGAATTAGTGGGAGCTATTGAGCGATCGCATTTAATTTTAACCGATTCCGGTGGATTACAAGAAGAAGCCCCCAGTCTGGGTAAACCAGTCCTAGTTCTCAGAGATACCACAGAAAGACCAGAAGCCGTTACCGCCGGCACAGCCAAACTCGTAGGTACACAAACCGCAAATATTGTCACAGCCGCTAGTGAACTACTCAGTAACCCCGACGCTTATACCAAAATGGCCACCGCCATTAATCCCTTTGGCGATGGCCATGCAGCAGAACGCATTCTGCAAATTGTCAAAAATTACCAGCAACAGGGAATAGAAAAACAACTTTAG
- a CDS encoding TdeIII family type II restriction endonuclease has translation MNKQERISKAIKDVVSEMMERVMERVLITDPFIKENHRSSKPLYAALVPDEIFKGSHFERRFVTPFGGVWEKLAQVVAVEAHGNCQMGHTINGTIGKESLRRIQETLNKLEHNKGKEKIKPDWDKELKYIKAGGGQIIHASVVCDILIENEENGIRYAFELKAPLPNSDQTKANKEKLFKLLAMEPKVVDYAFYALPYNPYGKKEDYKWTFPMR, from the coding sequence ATGAATAAACAGGAAAGAATTTCAAAAGCTATAAAAGATGTCGTATCTGAAATGATGGAGCGAGTAATGGAGCGGGTTCTAATTACCGACCCTTTTATTAAAGAAAATCACCGTTCCAGTAAACCTCTTTACGCAGCATTAGTTCCTGATGAAATTTTTAAAGGGTCACATTTTGAGAGACGATTTGTAACTCCATTTGGAGGTGTATGGGAAAAACTTGCACAAGTCGTTGCTGTAGAAGCTCATGGTAATTGTCAAATGGGACATACGATAAACGGAACAATTGGAAAAGAAAGTTTAAGAAGGATTCAAGAGACTTTAAATAAATTAGAACACAATAAAGGCAAGGAAAAAATAAAACCTGATTGGGATAAAGAATTAAAATATATTAAGGCGGGAGGTGGACAAATTATTCATGCAAGTGTTGTATGTGATATTCTTATAGAAAACGAAGAAAATGGAATAAGGTATGCGTTTGAGCTAAAAGCGCCATTACCAAATAGCGACCAAACAAAAGCAAACAAAGAAAAATTATTTAAGCTTTTGGCAATGGAGCCAAAAGTTGTTGATTATGCCTTCTACGCTTTGCCGTATAATCCTTACGGTAAAAAAGAAGATTACAAGTGGACTTTTCCTATGAGATAG
- a CDS encoding Hsp20/alpha crystallin family protein gives MTLVRWNPLREIERWEPFPEMGIIRQQMDRLFEQLLPPDGGEKIGLTFIPPAEIAETDSDLKLKVEIPGLDAKDLSVEVTPESVSISGERKSETTTEAEGMTRSEFRYGKFQRIIALPAVVDNEKVVAEYKNGILHLTIPKAESEKHRAVRVNLG, from the coding sequence ATGACACTTGTACGTTGGAATCCTTTACGGGAAATAGAACGCTGGGAACCATTCCCTGAAATGGGTATTATCCGTCAGCAAATGGATCGTTTGTTTGAGCAATTATTACCACCCGACGGAGGGGAAAAAATAGGATTGACTTTTATTCCTCCTGCCGAAATTGCGGAAACCGATAGTGATTTGAAGTTGAAAGTCGAAATACCGGGCTTAGATGCGAAGGATCTTAGTGTTGAGGTCACTCCTGAGTCGGTTTCTATTAGCGGCGAGCGCAAATCGGAAACAACAACAGAAGCGGAAGGCATGACTCGCTCGGAGTTTCGTTATGGCAAATTCCAACGGATAATCGCCTTGCCTGCGGTCGTGGATAATGAGAAGGTCGTGGCAGAATATAAGAATGGAATTCTCCATTTGACTATTCCTAAAGCCGAATCGGAAAAACACAGGGCTGTAAGGGTTAATCTCGGCTAA